The genomic stretch CATTGGTATGTGTAAGGCTTCCTTGCTTTGTCCACTGAGTGATGTGTTTTGTCCACTGTGTTCTCAAGTCAGTGACCAAGAATATATGTATCAGTCCgtgtactttcatttttcacacACAAGAAATACAAATCACATTGAATCTCCATGAATGCTCTCAACTACTTGGTTATGCTTATTCTGAAATTATGCTCAGTCTTCTACTTCCTGTTGCTTTAACTAAAtgcaacatggtatcagagcctcaggAATGAGGAGACTGATAACCATACCAAGGACGAGCATTTACTGATTTTCTAACATTTACTGAGATTCAACTAACTTTGTTCGAATCTTTGCCTATTTAAAGATCTGCTTACTCCAAGCAAAATCACACAACCATCCTCCCTTCTATCTTCAATCTTACACAAAGATTTCTTCAAACAAAACAATGAGTTTCAACAACAACATCATAGCAACTGACACAGCTGAAACAAATACCACCAACACAACTACAACTTCGTCCACTGCACCTTTTGTCATGGACCCCTCAGACCCTCTTTACCTTCACCCAGCTAAGAGTACCCATCCTGTGGTAGTTGACACTAAGCTCTCTGGTATTGAAAACTACCTTGAGTGGAAGAGACAGATGGAAATAGCCATCTGTACAAAAAGGAAGCTGGGATTCTTGACTGGAGTGGTAAAGAGGCCTGTGAATGATCCTTTGAAGGAAGCAGCCTGGGACACTTGCAACTCTCTTCTCATCACTTGGATTATGCACAATGTTGAGAAACAGATCAAGAGATCTGTAATGTATGTAAAAACTGCAAAGGAGATCTGGGACTACTTGCAAACCCAGTTCTCTGTCAGTAATGGAGCTAGGAAATTCAGGCTCAATAGAGAACTGGATGATCTCTCTCAGGGAGACAAATCCATAAGTGAGTACTTCACTGAACTGAGAATCTTATGGCAAAGCCTTGATGTCATGACTGACTGGCCACCTGTGACCCAAGTCACAGCTGAGATCAACACCTGGCTCATTGCTCAACACAAGGAGCAAAATGAAAGAAAACTCTTTCAGTTCTTGAATGGCCTGAATCATTCTTATGCCACCATGAGGAGTCATGTACTGATGATGTCCCCTCTTCCTTCTGTGGATGAAGCTGCTGCAATCTTTCAGCATGAAGAGGCACAAAGGAGGAACTACAAGTGCCTTGAGAAGGTGGAAAGTGACAACCTGGCCTTTTATGTTGGTCCAAAGGACTCTGAGACAACACCTGCAACACCTAAAGTTCCTACCTGCCCTCTCTGCACAAGGAAGGGCCATGCCAGGGAAAACTGCTGGAAAATAATTGGGTATCCTGATGACCATCCAGTCTCCAAGAGGTTTCCAGAGAAATCTCAATCTTATAAACTCAGAGCAGCTCAACATGGTTCAAGCAGCAAAGGATACAAAGCAGGAATGCACAAGGGAAAGCAACACTCCTATCCAAGGTTTGGAAAGACAACAAACATTGCTGTGGGTGATGAAGGCATGGGTGGCTCTATCACCTTAACCACACAACAGTTTGAGCAATTGATGAATAGCCAGAAAGGAAAAGGTACCAGCAACTATCCTGAAACTGAGGTTGAGATGGAGGTAAACTTTGCAGGTATGACTCCTCTGGCCTGTAACCATGTAACTAAATCTACTCATGAATGGATTGTAGACTCTGGTGCCTCAGATCATATGATATCTGATCTAACCTCCCTTGAAAACAAAAGAGAACTAAAAAGCAAACCAAAGATCAATCTACCAAATGGAGAAACAACTACTGTTTCTCACATAGGAACATATAAATTTGTTAATGGTCTCACACTAAATAATGTGTGCTTTGTTCCTGCTTTCAGACATAATCTCTTGTCTGTCCAAAAACTAACAAGGGATGAAAAATGCTATGTGGTGTTTTATGAAAATCTGTGTGTTATACAGGACTCACTTACCAGGAAGATTAGGGGGCTTGGAAGAGGAAACAAGGGTGTTTATTATCTACTAAATAAAGTTGTCAAACCACACCCTGAGTCTACAAATGGTTTAGTCAGAATGCACAATCCTGTGTCATGTAATGTTTCTCTACCTAGTCTAGATTTGAATCAAGGTCAAGTGTCAGGTGGCATAATTTTCAATCCTTGTAATGCACCTGATGATCATTGTACTGTTTTGCTTTCTATTAATGATAAGTCTCATGATATTTGGCACCTAAGGCTAGGACATGCTGCAGATGACAAACTGCAGCACATTCCTAGCATTTCAAATCTTGTTAAACAAAAATCCAGGCAAATTTGCATCACATGTTCAATGGCAAAACAAACTAGACTCCTTTTTCCCATAAGAAAAGAAAAAGCCACTGCCATATTTGACCTTATTCATGTTGATGTATGGGGACCTTACAGAAAAGAAACAAGGAACAAACATAGGTATTTTCAAACTCTTGTTGATGACCATTCTAGGGCTACTTGGGTTTATCTCATGAAACATAAGTCTGAAGTAGCTACTCTGTTGGTTCAGTTCTACAAATTTACCAAGAAGCAATTTGATAAAAGTATCAAAGTCCTAAGATCTGACAATGCTCTTGAACTCATAGAAGGGGACATCAAAAGCTTCATACTATCCAAAGGCATTTGGCAACAAACAAGTTGCATTGATACTCCACATCAAAATGGGGTCGTTGAAAGAAAACATAGGCATCTACTTGAGATAAGTAGAGCCATACGATTCAGTTCAGGGCTACCATTATCTTTTTGGGGTGACTGTGTCTTAACTGCAGCCTATATAATCAACAGACTTCCCACTGTCATACTGAATAACAAGTCACCCTATGAATTTCTGCTAAACAAAGCTCCAGATTATGCCATGATGAAAGTCTTTGGTTGTCTCGCAATGGTACACAACCCCACTAGAGACAAGGACAAGTTTTTGCCCAGAGGCATTCCCTGTGTATTCCTTGGATATCCTCTGTCTCAGAAGGGATATAGGGTCTATGACATCATCAAAAAGACTGTTTTTGTCTCTAGGGATGTGAAATTCTTTGAAACTGTTTTTCCTTGGAAGATCAAGAATTTTACTCAACTTATCCCAACTCTGCAAGCAGATGAATATCAACCTCCAATTCCCTCAAACATAGTGGATACACCAGTTCATCTTGACTACCTCAGTCCTGAAGCTCCCCTTAACACCCACTCTTCCTCAACTGATCCTGCTCCACATACTGATGCTCCTGCAACTGATCCTCAGATCACTAACACCAGACCAAGCAGAGACAGGAGGGCACCTGAATGGGCTAAGGACTACATCATTACCAATCCTGTCATGGCCCCCACTGCCATAGCCAATGTGGTGCAACTTCATCTGAATGCACCCTTTGCTGGTCATGCCACCTCTCACACCAGCTGTCCTGATCCTACAACATTCCAAGAAGCTGTCCAAGACCATAAGTGGGTCCAAGCCATGACCCTTGAGCTGCAAGCTctccatgataacaacacatggaCTCTCACACAACTCCCTAAGGGGAGGAAAGCCATTGGATGCAAATGGATCTACAAAACTAAACACCATCCTGATGGCTCTGTGGAGAGACACAAGGCCAGACTTGTTGTTCAGGGTTTCAGACAAATGCCtggaattgactatgatgaaacttttgccccAGTGGCCAAGATGTCAACAGTGAGAGCTCTCTTAGCTATTGTGTCCATGAACAATTGGGAAACATGTCAAATGGACGTGGCAAATGCTTTTCTCCATGGAGACTTAGTTGAAGAAGTCTACATGAAACTTCCCTTAGGATACGGTGATGGCACACTTACTGTTCTGGTCGAGGGAGTCGGGTTCTCCGATTCTTGAAGGCACTGTCTGTAAGCTATTGAAGTCTCTTTATGGCCTCAAACAGGCTCCTAGACAATGGTTTTCTAAACTCTCTCAAGTGCTTCTCACCCATGGGTTTAGACAATCTCATGCTGACCACTCTCTATTTATTAAACAAACCAATGGCAGCACCACTGTTGTTCTTGTCTATGTTGATGATATGGTCATTGCAGGTGACTCTCCTACTGAGATTCAAGCTCTAAAAGCTCATCTCAACTCCTCTTTCAacatgaaagatttgggtgagCTGCATTATTTCTTGGGAATAGAGGTTGACAGGAATACTTCAGGCATTTTCATTTCTCAGAAGAAGTACACTCTGGACCTGTTGCAGCAATTTGGAGTGGACAGGTCCAGGTCCATTCAGCTCCCTGTCAATCCCATTCTTAAACTGGAGCCTGGTAAAGGCACTCCACTACCACAACCTGACATCTACAGGAGGTTGGTGGGCAAGCTGCTTTACTTAACAATCACAAGGCCTGATATCAGTTTCTCTGTTCAGCTCCTGAGCCAATTTCTTCAGAACCCCACCTATGATCACATGCAAGCTGCCAAGAGGGTTTTGAGGTATCTCAAGTCTGCACCTGGTCAGGGTGTTCTCTTTGCCAGCAACTCTGCAGCACAACTAACTGCATATTGTGATTCAGACTGGGCTTCTTGTGCTTTTAGCAGACGGTCCACTACAGGGTTCTGTGTTCTTCTTGGGAACTCTCCCATCTCTTGGAAACCAAAGAAACAGGCTGTGGTCTCTCGTTCATCAGCTGAAGCTAAGTATAGGGCTATGGCTATGACCACATGTGAAGTCACCTGGTTGTTTCAGTTACTTCAGGACTTGGGCTTGCAGCACTTGGGTCCTGCCCACCTCAAATGTGATAATCAGGCTGCTCTTGTCATTGCTGCCAACCCAGTTTATCATGaacgtaccaaacacattgaggTGGACTGTCATTTCATTCGAGAGAAAATTCAACAAGGTTTACTAACCACCTCTTATGTTAACACCAAAGATCAAGTGGCCGATGTCCTCACTAAGTCCTGCACTGTCTCTCAACATAATTATCTGCTGTCCAAGATGGGAGTTTCAGCTGGCTTGCACTCACATCTTGAGGGGGAGTGTAGAAAAGATCATATAAAAGATCTTACTTAATCTATTATTAAAAGAGTACAATTGCTTTATTGACATAGAGTCCACTACTTTTGTACTAGGTTGTCCTTTGCATTGGTCTGTGTAAGGCTTCCTTGCTTTGTCCACTGAGTGATGTGTTTTGTCCACTGTGTTCTCAAGTCAGTGACCAAGAATATATGTATCAGTCCgtgtactttcatttttcacacACAAGAAATACAAATCACATTGAATCTCCATGAATGCTCTCAACTACTTGGTTATGCTTATTCTGAAATTATGCCCAGTCTTCTACTTCCTGTTGCTTTAACTAAATGAGTACACTTGCTTTATTGACATAGAGTCCACTACTTTTGTACTAAGTTGGAAGAAGCAGAAGCGCTTATAAGGAGTATGCCTATGGCGCCAGGCACTAATCACTATTGTATGGGGTGCTTTGACAAAATGGTTGAGTCTGGACTCAAGCCAGATAAAATCATATTCCTTCATTACGGATGCAGTAATTTCCGTGGCATCTCAGGGTAAAGTCTACCTTGTTGTACTATCAGAATCAGGAAGCTTGTTCAAGCTCGAACTGTCGACACAAGGTAATGTGGGGACcaaacaattaaattaaatttttgaGGTTCCCAATAGGGATGTCCTTGTAAAAGGGTCGTCTTTGTACTTCTCAGCAACCTATAAGTTGCTGGTAGTTTCATATCAAGATGGAAGTACAGTTGTTGACCGTTTGAATTCAAGTGCAACTTCTTTATCTGAGATGTCTGCAATATATGAGGATGAACAAGATGGCAAACGACCATCAGCTGGTTTGCATCACTGGAAAGAGTTGTTACCTGGTAGTGGGCATTTATTTGCTTTTCAACTTGGAAATCAAATTCTGCGTTTGCCGTCTCCTTTGGGGTTAGTGATATATTTGCTCGAGTCGACATGCGGTTGGCTCAAACTCAATTGTTGTTGGTGCTACTGCATATAAGCCTATATCTAAGGACAAATTCCACACACTTGTGTTGTATGATGATGATGACCTTGATATTTTCTCATGCtcaagtgatcttgattactTTCCAAATCCAATGAGATAAAGTGAAAATATTATAGGTCCAAATATTCTTAGTAATAAAGCTTACTCGAGTGCAAATCCTGAATTtccttttgatttttttgaaaagacAGTTTGCATCACTTCCGATGTGAAATTGGGTGGTGATGGCATTAGAAATGGCGACTCTGAAGGAGCTAAGCGAAGACTGGCATTCCAAGTCTGGGACCCACTGGTGGTCGGGAAGGCTAAGATAGTGGTGAGCCGGTGAGGCGCGTTGGTGGCGAATCGGAAAAGGAGGTTGGTGGTTGTAGATGGTGGTTTGGAGAAAAGATGGAATTCGGTTGTGACTGGGTGGTGGTAAGGAAGGAGATGGGGTGCTATCAGGAGTACTAAGTAAGTTGAGTTGGGGTAATTAATGGGTTCTTACTTCTTAGTGTCAGTAACTGGTGAGTATAAATATATGGAGTTGAGTAAATAAAGGTGAAATATGTTGGGACTTGATTTAAGTGATTGCaatacaattggtctcccttgtgacgggttaccatttgtgacggatattttgtgagtaaaaatggtaacaaaatgggttagtggagaaaggggaccacatgaatagtgttgcagagagagagaaaaagtgggtactttgtgaggtaaaatggtatccgtcactcaagagtgacggatatgtgccgtcacaaacaagaatttgtgttttttgTAAGTCTAATATTGTCCATTAGGAGACAACTTGATGAAAGATACTAAAAAGTAGCCAAAAGCGGGAAGAGTTAGAGAAGTGGGAAGAAATTAAAAACTTTGCGCAAAGGGGGAAAATGGGATAAAAAGAGGAAATTGGAAAAGTAATTTTCTTGTATATTAATGTTAAGTCATTCACACCTTAATTGTTACTTGATTTTTTTCTTGCATAGTAATTTTCCCCATTCTTTTCAGATTCATATGCGAAAGCTCACAGGGCAGACGTTTTTGCCGACTACCATAGACTCTTGTTGGAAAATACTTTTCGATTGGTCTACAGTCTAGTTCGTCTTGAAATGCACGATAAAACTGGGGAGAAAGAGAAGGTTTACAAGATTTCTTCCGGCAAAGAGTATGAAATTGGATGGATATCAAGATGTTCTTTGCAGTTACATAAATAATACACATACAACTTTTGTCAGAAGGTATGCAAGAAGACTCTTTCTGCACTTATGTGGGAGCAAGTCTCATTACTACAGTGTTTGGGACTCTGGCGGTTCGTAGTGAGCTCGAAGTTGCATAAACACGTTAGCAAAACTGGGGGTTTTCAAAATTTTGTCTCATATGAGAGAAGTGTCAAGATTATCAAGTGTCTGTCCACCATGGCTGAAGTAGCTACTTCTCGTCCTAGAAACTGGCAGAAGTATTGTTTGAGGCATTTAGATGTTTTACCACTTCTATTGAAATGGATATTTTTTCTCGGGGAGGAGTCGGTTATTCAAATGCTTAAACTCCTGAATGTGGCCTTTTACATGGGAAAAGATGTAAGCCACCCTACTCAGAAGACTGAACCAGGGGATGCTGGGGTGTCCTCAAATAGATCGTCTACCCAGTCTCATGAGTCTAAGAAGAAAAAGAGAGGAGATGACGAAGCTAGGCCTGGTTCAGAGAAgtcttttttttttgatgacgagggggttgagtccccccgggcccatgcattctcGCACCACCACAtagaccatgtaagccacccccttcgggagctgcagtggccaagtgatcatcgccccagctggtagtcgaacctgagacctctcaactcctgcatttctgcaagcttaaaggtttaacccagctaccactggactaacaccacttggttacaGAGAAGTCTTTGTTAGACATGGAAGTGGCCGTCGGAATTTTTGCTAATAAAGCTGGTGAAGTTTTGATACAGTTTATTGATTGCTTCCTTATAGAGTGAAATTCAAGCGCTGCTCGTTCTGAAGCGAAATATGTTCTTCAGGGGATGTGGCATCATGGAAAATCATTATTCAAGGAGACAATGTTGAAGTTGCTCTTAGAATTTTTATGCTCTTAATAAAGGGGATTAAAAAGGTAAGGAATTTGCGAGACAATTTAGGTAGAGATTGATGaatattgtgtaaaccatttcagTATATATGTATTTACGGTATATACTTCCAATTAGTGTAGCTAATTAGTGGAGCCAATTAACAATGAGTATATCTAGAAAAGATTTGGTTAGAATATATTTAGAGAATAAGAATTAGTCAGAATATAATATTGAGGGCAATTTCATTATTCTTTAACATATATGGGCGGGAATTTTGAGCGAGAAATTTTAAGATGtgttaatcttttagtatataAGGGATTCTCCTGCAATttgaaaacacaaaaataataaataagattctaattaatataatataaaataaagaaaataagcGAAATAATAATTTACTTATCTATGTATATTTTGCATaccattttttttttactaaaatgAAATTATGATTGTTGTATAATGGTGAGGAGAAAACAAAAAGGTTATCATTATACAGagataataaagttaaataaatagggtaagttgataaccaaagttatgagagggagataaaaggTTTGCATCATTTTTTTTATGTGTGTGTTTGCGACTTTTTTTTATAAGCGTTTGACACATGACAATCGAGAATGACTTTTTTTTATGCCACACGGCTTAGCGAAATGGTTAGTCTTatctttttataatattgtatagatGTGACGTGGAACTATTTATATGAAAATTAAAATAGTGGTACAAAATTAACTCTATTAGTTGTATAGTCACTGCTTTTGTAGTCCCGTTTTTTACAAAGTATAGTACGGAAGTACGTGATTGTATTGACAATTCTAGTCTCACAACTTTAACGCTGTCGTtatataaacttaagaaaataatgaTCAATATTCACATTAGTTAAATATAATTGTACTTTTGTATTATATTTAATTGCATACCCTAAACTTAAAAActaataataaaatattttaaaactcaattatttaataaaaaaataaaacctcAAAATTTTACATACCCTAAActtaaaaatcaataaaatattttaaaactcaattctttaataaaaaaattaaagcctcaaaattaaaatttcatcatttatttttatattttattatttttaattaagttactcTTAAAATGAAAAGACAAAGCTTAATGTTTGTTATGCTCACACATTTATGTTTAATGTTCCAAAttctttttactttttttctttaaaaaaaatgatGATATGTGGCATACTAAATCTCTATTAAAAAAGAGAATAGTGAGTTTTAATGTTTTTGATtgtctttttattatatttatatataaatgtaaaattttatttcaaattcaTTGATTATTTATTATGTGGTTGAAGAGTAATTGTTTTGAGTTAAGCGGTTGTTCAAAAAGATGATGATATGTGGCACACTATTACTACACATAATATTTTTTACGAATGAAACGATATTaaattacacaaaatctcattgaagacgacgatatccgtcataagcttgtgtcggataccatttcctctcacaaaatacccatgtgAGGTGAGTGGGGGGGGgggcacatggggggtgccccaccttgtcccctctccctttttgtgagaggtcttcagcttgtgacgggattagcccgtcacaagcaagacgctttgattGAATTAAAATAGTTCATTTTTAAATGGTTATTTACCCAAACCTAGGGTCACGTTGGATGGATACAACCGTCTAAGTTGTTGTATCTAGATCTGACATACAGATTATCTGATTTGGTAATTTGATCGGGTTAAATCAGATCAATTTAAATTGTGTTGGCCTTAGATTCAATTTCAATCGTGTTCATTTCGATTAGTCACTTCAGTCGGTTAATCCTATTTCGAGTAGGGTACGGTTTGGGTCAGGTCAACATTCAGTTAAGTTTCGGGTCATAATTTTCGTAAGCTGAGAGTTAACAAATTAGCTTAAATGTACCTTATACTTTTCAATTTGGATGTAATAGTTCATAATACCATTAATAGATAAAGAATCAATGTAAAACACCTAAAATATACTCGTAAGTGTTTTCatgggaaaataaattaattcagGTTTATCGGTTAAATTCTTACGGTTCAGATATATTCAAGTTCGGGTACCATTCGGTTATTATTGACTTCAATTCAGTTTCGGTTCGATTCGAATTGATTCTGGTTGTAAGTAGTTGATAAGTACTATTTAAATTACTCATATCAGGTGTTTGACtgattatcttttttttttttttttttttggcagctgtaaaaTTATAAGTAACACTACAAACCCATAGCATTCCTAGCAAGGTTATGGGCAACCTTATTAAGATTACGAGGAATATAACTAAAACAAATACAATGAAAAGAAGCTAGCAATAAATTGATATCGTTAATAAGCCCAGTCGTCTTGTGATGGGGTCTCTCCACACCTGCAATTTGAAGAAGAATCTGCAAACAATCAGAAGAAACATCAAAGTGCAAGAAATTGGAGCGAAGAGCCCAAGCAAGAAGATCACGAATTCAAGTAGCTTCAGCCTGTAGAGCCGTTTCAGCCGCGAAACCATACACAACCTTGGTAAGCTCAGAACCATTTCCATCGTAAGCCACCCAACCACAACCCGCCTGCAATGATTGAAACAAACTCGCATCAACCTTCGCTCGGATAACATGACAATGGTCTCCCTTACCCACCAAATAAAAAGGAATACAATTCCGGATACTTTCTCGAAGAGAACAACTATCATCCTCCTCCCTAGTCCTACCAACTGGGTCTTGAGTACACGGAAGATTCATAACAGTAATAGCCGTCTGCGCGATATTAGACTGAAGATTAAAGAAATAGTCCACTGAGAAAGCTGCATCCCTAAAAATAATATTATTCCTAGTGCAACAAATGCTCCACAAAACAGAGAGGAATAAAATGGTTGGCGTAGACGCATCATCCAAAGAAGAGAAATAAGAGAACTAATTAATGAGCCAATCTCCAAGAAGAATCGAGTCAACATTATCCGTATTAATACCTAGAGGGGAAGCAGCCCATAATCTCTTAACCACAACACAGTCCCTGAAAAGATGATTAAGAGTCTCCATGGCTTCCAAATTCTGACACAACGGACAAGAATACTCAACACTAATCTTTCTTCGAGCAAATTCAGTACCGACAGAGAGTGTACCTGAAATAATTCTCCATATAAGAATTTTCCAAGTATGAGGACCAGGGAGATGCCAAAGTTTCCTTTTACAAAAAACCTTAGATGAAGGGTTAATTCTACTCCAGTCCTTAGCAGAAGTAAACTTATTCGGGTGATCATAAAGAGTAATAGCGTACCCACTTTTAACAGAATACTCTCCAGTCGGAGAATGAACCCAGTAAACATAGTCATTTttaacggagtcacaaataggcATGGCACATATTTTGATTGCCCAGTCCTCTTCAAAGATTTCATTAATTAACTCTTTATTCCAAGCAAGTGACGGAAGAACAAGGTCCTTAATCAACAAGTCAGACATCGAAGACGGATGTTGAAAACCAAAACTAGTAATACCGGACGGGCATAGTCCATCAATCCACTTCGAAGACCAAACATTAAGGAGAGAGTCAGAACTAAATTTCCAACCAAGATTAGGGAGAATAAGCTCAGCACCATGTAAGATGCTCCTACAACCCCAGGACGAGTTTGTCCCATTACGAATAGCAACTGGATGGTCCAATGTATTAATACAACTTATTAAAGAACACCCGACTAAGTAAATTAGACCGACAGGTAAAAATTTTCCATGCCAATTTTCCCAACAACGCTTGATTCATACACTTAACATTTCGAATTCCCAGACCACCGTCAGATTTAGGCAAACTAAAGAAGTTCATACTGCACCAGTGAATAGTCGTATTTGATTTGGTACCAGCCCGCCAAAAATGTGACAAcaaagaattaattttgttagtcacacttaccggtattttgaaCACCGATAGGATAAAATTAGAAAGGAGGACGATCAATTAATCAACGTTAACCTTCCACGACTGTGAGAGGAAAATGCCATTCCAAGAGGACAATCTGCGTTTAACATTGTCAATCATATTGTTGAAAATAATTGATTTGGAAGCTCCGACATCGGCCACGATCCCTAGATACTTGCCAATACCATTATGATGAGTGATGCATAGAATCTTCAGACC from Silene latifolia isolate original U9 population chromosome 5, ASM4854445v1, whole genome shotgun sequence encodes the following:
- the LOC141655737 gene encoding uncharacterized protein LOC141655737, which codes for MNFFSLPKSDGGLGIRNVKFAIRNGTNSSWGCRSILHGAELILPNLGWKFSSDSLLNVWSSKWIDGLCPSGITSFGFQHPSSMSDLLIKDLVLPSLAWNKELINEIFEEDWAIKICAMPICDSVKNDYVYWVHSPTGEYSVKSGYAITLYDHPNKFTSAKDWSRINPSSKVFCKRKLWHLPGPHTWKILIWRIISGTLSVGTEFARRKISVEYSCPLCQNLEAMETLNHLFRDCVVVKRLWAASPLDSSSNCSYIPRNLNKVAHNLARNAMGL